In Patescibacteria group bacterium, the following proteins share a genomic window:
- a CDS encoding segregation/condensation protein A encodes MLNIKIEKFEGPLDLLLKLIEKEELDITKISLARITDQYIDLVKNSPAIRPGEMADFLVLAARLLFIKSKALFPYIETDDEEDNDDLERQLRMYKEYLEAAKSIEAILKKNNFMFPREFNRKAIVLSINNFSPPKNLTAGIMASCLAEIIERVKPAQADLDEKKLEAVINIEDRILLIQKILTEKIKFNFKRLLEKAESKTEIIVSFLAMLELAKQNNIVIEQDELFGEMMIVKNGGF; translated from the coding sequence ATGCTAAACATAAAAATCGAAAAATTCGAAGGCCCCTTGGATTTGCTTTTAAAACTAATTGAAAAGGAGGAATTAGATATCACTAAAATCAGCCTGGCAAGAATTACCGACCAGTACATTGATCTCGTAAAAAATTCACCAGCCATCAGACCGGGCGAAATGGCTGATTTTTTAGTTTTGGCCGCCCGGCTTTTGTTCATAAAATCCAAAGCCTTGTTTCCTTATATTGAAACTGACGATGAAGAGGACAATGACGACCTGGAGCGCCAGCTTCGCATGTATAAGGAATACCTCGAAGCGGCTAAATCGATTGAAGCGATTTTGAAGAAAAACAATTTTATGTTCCCCCGGGAGTTTAACCGTAAAGCCATCGTTTTATCGATTAATAATTTTTCGCCGCCAAAAAATTTGACGGCCGGGATAATGGCTTCCTGTTTAGCGGAAATTATTGAGCGCGTCAAGCCGGCCCAGGCGGATTTGGATGAAAAAAAGCTTGAGGCGGTGATAAACATCGAAGACCGGATACTGCTTATCCAAAAGATCCTTACCGAAAAGATTAAGTTCAATTTTAAAAGGCTATTGGAGAAAGCCGAATCAAAAACCGAAATTATTGTTTCCTTTCTGGCTATGCTCGAGCTCGCCAAGCAAAATAATATTGTCATTGAGCAGGACGAGCTGTTCGGGGAAATGATGATTGTTAAAAATGGCGGCTTTTAA
- a CDS encoding serine hydrolase, translated as MFLSIAFTLAFVFSTALLNTSLDYSRVLPDFFGYRQEEGSQILGMVENARDASLSFLGYKKLPVSEDKPAPPVIRNKVAGLKIAARSAVAVDCQSNNIIFKQAAEEKWPIASITKLMTALVFLDYNPGWEKEYQMKKGDRREGGKVFLFPGEKIKIKDLFYTSLVASDNTATAALVHSTGMTEGQFVEKMRERANLLGMVNTAFFDSTGLKPNESTAEEIAKFARIALENEEIQKATLTRNYRYKTLDGKEKNIPSTDQLLKEEMGEGIKMAGGKTGFTNEAGYCFVGRFSHDGHELVTVVLGTPSIDTRFTETGNLVKWIFSNFRWGDEIAPDGEK; from the coding sequence ATGTTTCTTTCCATTGCCTTTACTTTGGCTTTTGTTTTTTCAACAGCCTTATTAAATACATCCCTAGATTATTCCCGGGTTTTGCCCGATTTTTTTGGCTACCGCCAGGAAGAAGGAAGCCAGATTTTAGGAATGGTGGAAAACGCGAGGGACGCGTCGCTTTCCTTCCTGGGATATAAAAAACTTCCGGTAAGCGAGGATAAGCCGGCTCCGCCGGTCATCCGAAATAAAGTGGCGGGCCTGAAAATCGCCGCCCGGAGCGCGGTGGCCGTCGACTGCCAAAGCAATAACATAATTTTTAAGCAGGCGGCGGAAGAAAAATGGCCGATCGCGAGCATCACCAAGCTGATGACGGCTCTGGTATTTTTAGATTATAATCCGGGCTGGGAAAAAGAATACCAGATGAAAAAAGGAGACCGCCGGGAGGGCGGAAAAGTTTTTCTTTTTCCCGGCGAAAAAATTAAAATCAAAGATTTGTTTTATACCAGCCTGGTCGCTTCAGACAATACAGCGACAGCCGCCTTGGTCCATTCAACCGGAATGACCGAAGGGCAATTTGTCGAAAAGATGAGGGAGCGGGCAAATCTGCTCGGCATGGTTAATACTGCTTTTTTTGATTCAACCGGCCTAAAACCCAACGAATCGACGGCCGAAGAAATCGCCAAATTCGCCCGGATCGCTTTGGAAAATGAAGAAATCCAAAAAGCCACCCTGACGAGGAATTACCGCTATAAAACTCTGGACGGAAAAGAAAAAAATATACCTTCAACCGACCAGCTTTTAAAAGAAGAAATGGGGGAAGGCATAAAAATGGCCGGCGGAAAAACCGGGTTTACCAATGAGGCCGGCTATTGCTTTGTCGGCCGGTTTTCGCATGATGGCCACGAGCTTGTTACTGTAGTTTTGGGCACCCCTTCAATTGATACCCGGTTTACCGAAACCGGCAATTTAGTTAAGTGGATTTTTTCCAATTTTAGATGGGGAGATGAAATTGCGCCGGATGGGGAAAAATGA
- the map gene encoding type I methionyl aminopeptidase — protein MVYIKTKEEIAVMREGGKILARILHNLAKEIEPGATTGYLEELAFKWITEAGGKPAFKGYKQGAGAKGFPTSICTSINNEVVHGPALPSRKLDEGDLISIDIGMEYPACAKAPARSRPEWPGRSAGKPLMVTTAPNPPRNKYSKDGGFITDMALTAGVGKIGKEQEKLLKATREALELGIRQVRPNNRLSDIGRAIETHVSRHGFSVVRQLVGHGVGYEVHEDPQIPNFVPREKGFKDLILKPGMVIAIEPMVNAGRFEVEGEADGFTIYTKDGSLSAHFEHTVAVTEKGFEILTLL, from the coding sequence ATGGTTTATATAAAGACAAAAGAAGAAATCGCGGTGATGCGGGAGGGAGGGAAAATTCTCGCCCGCATTCTTCATAATTTAGCCAAAGAAATTGAGCCCGGCGCAACTACCGGGTATCTGGAAGAGCTGGCTTTTAAGTGGATAACCGAAGCGGGCGGCAAGCCGGCTTTTAAAGGCTATAAGCAAGGGGCCGGCGCTAAGGGCTTTCCCACTTCAATTTGCACTTCCATAAATAATGAGGTGGTGCACGGGCCTGCCCTGCCTTCCCGGAAACTGGATGAAGGCGACTTGATATCTATCGACATCGGCATGGAGTATCCCGCCTGCGCCAAGGCTCCCGCCCGTTCCCGGCCAGAATGGCCGGGCAGGTCGGCGGGCAAGCCTCTTATGGTAACAACCGCGCCGAATCCGCCGCGCAACAAATATTCCAAAGACGGGGGATTTATAACCGACATGGCTTTGACTGCCGGAGTCGGGAAGATCGGCAAAGAGCAGGAAAAATTATTAAAAGCTACCCGCGAGGCTTTGGAATTAGGCATCAGGCAGGTTAGGCCGAACAACAGGCTCTCTGATATCGGCCGGGCAATCGAAACACATGTTTCGCGCCACGGTTTTTCCGTAGTACGTCAGCTGGTCGGCCACGGAGTGGGTTATGAGGTACATGAGGATCCGCAGATTCCCAATTTCGTGCCCCGGGAAAAGGGGTTTAAAGATTTGATTTTAAAGCCGGGCATGGTGATTGCTATTGAACCGATGGTCAACGCCGGCCGCTTCGAAGTGGAAGGGGAGGCCGACGGTTTTACCATTTATACCAAAGATGGGAGTTTGAGCGCCCACTTTGAGCATACCGTAGCCGTAACGGAAAAAGGTTTTGAGATTTTAACTTTATTGTGA
- a CDS encoding adenylate kinase, producing the protein MAKNFYIMFGPPGSGKGTQAEILGKRLNLPTISTGVLLRKEIENKTELGKEVESIMAAGNLVSDEIVAKMIDNRLKEKDAGQGAILDGYPRTLNQQDFLLSIFKKTAEAVVTPLLVDVSDDEVIKRLGGRRACACGATYHMIYKPPKNDEICDVCGTKLVVRPDDQPEVIKERLKVYHKNVDPVIDYWKKSGKLIIINGEPPIKEVAEEIEKRLKETSIG; encoded by the coding sequence ATGGCAAAAAATTTTTACATCATGTTCGGGCCGCCGGGATCAGGCAAAGGCACCCAGGCGGAGATTTTAGGGAAAAGACTCAACCTGCCGACGATTTCGACCGGCGTGCTTTTGCGGAAAGAAATCGAAAATAAAACCGAGCTGGGAAAGGAAGTGGAATCAATCATGGCCGCCGGCAATTTGGTTTCTGATGAAATCGTCGCGAAAATGATCGATAACCGCCTGAAGGAAAAAGACGCCGGGCAAGGAGCTATCCTCGACGGTTATCCGCGCACCTTGAACCAGCAGGATTTTCTTTTAAGTATTTTTAAAAAAACAGCGGAGGCCGTTGTTACGCCGTTATTGGTTGATGTGAGCGATGACGAAGTGATAAAGCGCTTGGGCGGAAGAAGGGCTTGCGCTTGCGGGGCGACTTACCATATGATTTATAAACCGCCGAAAAATGATGAAATCTGCGACGTCTGCGGGACTAAACTCGTTGTCCGGCCGGACGACCAGCCGGAAGTAATAAAGGAAAGGCTCAAAGTTTACCATAAAAACGTCGATCCGGTTATTGACTATTGGAAAAAAAGCGGTAAGCTGATAATAATAAACGGAGAGCCGCCGATAAAAGAAGTTGCCGAAGAAATTGAAAAAAGACTGAAAGAAACAAGCATCGGATAG
- a CDS encoding YbaK/EbsC family protein: protein MAKGKKRKTPVVKSRSGKPKRPGPVKPGRARVKVPAKNPILPARLLAYLEKAGVSHSVLVHKTVYTAYDAAATMKKKLDEIAKSLLVKADKDYYVAILPADRNLDMKKLGAVIGKACDRKVKMIKIPGEEIMAEVVKAKNMAITAFGGLHNLPVVAEKNLEKAKKLVFSSGQHNHSIEMKLKDFLKLEKPILGKFGIKKKLAKLK, encoded by the coding sequence ATGGCAAAAGGAAAAAAGCGCAAAACTCCGGTTGTTAAATCGCGTTCGGGCAAACCGAAACGTCCGGGGCCGGTAAAGCCGGGAAGAGCTAGGGTTAAAGTCCCGGCAAAAAACCCGATTCTTCCGGCCAGGCTCTTAGCTTATTTGGAAAAGGCCGGAGTCAGCCATAGCGTTCTAGTCCACAAGACCGTTTATACGGCTTATGACGCGGCCGCGACCATGAAAAAAAAATTGGATGAAATCGCCAAGTCGCTTTTAGTTAAGGCCGATAAGGATTATTACGTGGCAATTCTTCCGGCTGACCGCAATCTGGATATGAAAAAATTGGGGGCGGTAATCGGCAAGGCCTGCGATCGGAAAGTGAAGATGATAAAAATTCCCGGAGAAGAAATAATGGCCGAAGTAGTCAAGGCGAAAAATATGGCTATTACCGCTTTCGGCGGATTGCACAACCTTCCGGTAGTGGCGGAAAAAAATTTGGAAAAGGCGAAGAAGCTGGTTTTTTCTTCCGGCCAGCATAACCATTCAATCGAGATGAAGCTGAAAGATTTTTTGAAACTGGAAAAACCAATCTTGGGAAAATTCGGAATTAAAAAGAAATTGGCCAAACTAAAATAG
- the recO gene encoding DNA repair protein RecO yields MNETCNLKAIILKREPFRECDSKIIIYSLEKGKLALVARGAKKIGSKLSGHLEPFCYSEIMAIRGRQLEYAGSAVCAEAFPGIKKNLLKLAAAGRALKIFDRLLKENEPDEKIFFLLLDFLKMADRKNKINPDFLFHLFVLKLFGELGHQPELYFCVDCREKIGREGNIIDFEKGGLVCPGCQTKETGSGEAARRANYGREGRPLALTENCIKLLRLAGAKSLSELSFIKGSGRLEAEFIGRLRPLILLVNN; encoded by the coding sequence ATGAATGAAACCTGTAATTTAAAAGCGATAATTTTAAAAAGAGAGCCTTTCAGGGAATGCGATTCGAAAATAATAATTTACAGCCTGGAAAAAGGAAAGCTCGCGCTGGTGGCCAGAGGGGCGAAAAAAATTGGATCAAAACTCTCCGGCCATCTTGAGCCGTTTTGCTATTCCGAAATTATGGCCATCCGCGGCCGGCAATTGGAATATGCCGGATCGGCGGTTTGCGCCGAAGCCTTCCCGGGGATTAAAAAAAACCTCCTGAAGCTGGCGGCGGCCGGGCGCGCGCTAAAGATTTTTGACCGACTCCTAAAAGAAAATGAGCCGGATGAGAAAATTTTTTTTCTCCTTTTGGATTTTTTAAAAATGGCTGACAGAAAAAATAAAATAAACCCCGATTTTTTATTTCATCTTTTTGTCCTTAAGCTTTTCGGCGAATTGGGGCATCAGCCGGAATTATATTTTTGCGTCGATTGCCGGGAAAAAATAGGCCGGGAAGGAAATATTATTGATTTTGAAAAAGGCGGATTGGTCTGCCCGGGGTGCCAGACCAAAGAAACCGGCTCCGGCGAGGCGGCCCGGCGCGCGAATTATGGCCGGGAAGGAAGGCCTTTAGCCTTAACGGAAAACTGCATAAAATTATTAAGGCTCGCCGGGGCTAAAAGCTTAAGCGAACTTTCTTTTATTAAAGGAAGCGGCCGGCTGGAAGCGGAATTTATCGGCCGCCTGCGCCCACTTATTTTACTTGTTAATAATTGA
- a CDS encoding DUF5671 domain-containing protein, giving the protein MDSNQNAAKFAFFYLLSLVALTFTSVSVGMIIFQIINKTVADPLALSMYQPGQFSSGALRFAISALIIAAPIFYLTIWQIFKNLKDGSLGKDSGVRKWLTYFILLVSIIVMIGWLIATLNNFLNGELTVKFILKALTSILISAVIFSFYFYDIRRKEVEKKKDSILQIYFYGSLVLVVAALTASFFYIESPATVRARNHDRQVAVNLDQVDSAINSYFNKSKSVPEKLGDLFGDVSREIYLTEDSIKDPQTGKEFEYKKKTKDSYEICADFSLSNKAKDSSEQIDPYIDQRWQHDAGRQCFTKKAEEIKNPISAAKPINQ; this is encoded by the coding sequence ATGGACTCAAACCAAAATGCCGCCAAGTTCGCATTCTTTTACCTGCTTTCTTTAGTGGCGCTTACTTTCACCTCTGTTTCAGTAGGGATGATTATTTTCCAAATCATCAACAAAACCGTGGCCGACCCTTTAGCCTTAAGCATGTATCAGCCCGGCCAGTTTTCTTCCGGGGCTCTGCGCTTTGCCATTTCCGCTTTAATTATCGCCGCCCCGATTTTTTACCTGACTATCTGGCAGATTTTTAAGAATTTAAAAGACGGAAGCCTAGGCAAAGATTCCGGCGTCCGGAAATGGCTCACCTATTTTATTTTACTGGTCTCAATTATCGTCATGATCGGCTGGCTGATCGCCACCTTAAATAATTTTTTAAACGGCGAGCTCACTGTCAAGTTCATCTTGAAAGCCTTAACGTCAATTTTAATTTCGGCCGTTATTTTTTCCTTTTATTTTTACGATATCCGCCGAAAAGAAGTAGAGAAGAAAAAGGACAGCATCCTTCAGATTTATTTTTATGGCTCGCTGGTTTTAGTGGTTGCGGCGCTTACCGCCAGCTTTTTTTACATCGAATCGCCCGCGACAGTCCGGGCGAGAAACCATGACCGGCAAGTGGCGGTAAACCTGGATCAGGTTGATTCGGCCATAAACTCTTACTTCAATAAATCAAAATCCGTTCCGGAAAAATTAGGAGACCTGTTTGGGGACGTTTCGAGGGAAATATATCTAACCGAAGATTCAATAAAAGACCCCCAGACCGGGAAAGAATTCGAGTATAAAAAGAAAACTAAGGACAGCTATGAGATTTGCGCCGACTTCAGCCTGTCCAACAAAGCCAAAGACAGTTCCGAACAAATTGATCCCTATATTGACCAGCGCTGGCAGCATGACGCCGGCCGCCAATGCTTTACCAAAAAAGCCGAAGAAATCAAGAATCCGATTTCCGCCGCTAAGCCGATAAACCAGTAA
- a CDS encoding GatB/YqeY domain-containing protein, with product MTLKEKIKIDLVAAMRAKEEKKLGVLRMLSSAIQMKEISLRKGGEAELSDDQAMEVISSEIKKRRDSIEAYEKGGRPELAKNEKEEMNILETYLPEQMADEELESIVMKAVKEAGAGANFGAIMGKIMPLVKGKADGNRVSAMVKKAAGQ from the coding sequence ATGACCCTAAAAGAAAAAATTAAAATTGATCTCGTGGCCGCCATGCGCGCCAAAGAAGAGAAAAAACTCGGTGTTTTAAGGATGCTTAGTAGTGCGATTCAAATGAAAGAAATTTCTTTGCGCAAGGGCGGAGAGGCAGAATTATCGGATGACCAGGCAATGGAAGTAATATCCAGCGAAATAAAAAAACGCCGCGATTCAATCGAGGCTTATGAGAAAGGCGGTCGGCCGGAACTGGCGAAAAACGAAAAAGAAGAAATGAATATTTTGGAGACTTATCTGCCTGAACAGATGGCGGACGAAGAGCTGGAGTCGATTGTAATGAAAGCCGTTAAGGAGGCGGGCGCGGGCGCTAACTTCGGCGCAATAATGGGGAAAATTATGCCCTTAGTTAAGGGTAAAGCCGACGGCAACCGGGTAAGCGCTATGGTAAAGAAAGCGGCAGGGCAGTAA
- the tpiA gene encoding triose-phosphate isomerase, which translates to MANKIVIANWKMKLGYKESVALAKEMKIKFKDFKGGEVGICPNFISLAEVKKNLEGSPLMCGSQNVFWEAQGAYTGEISPLNLSEIGCDMAIIGHSERREYLLENYEMVHKKLKAVLEVENLMPVVCLGEEKDERKSKKRDFILVDQVNQAFGGLSIMENQKIVVAYEPIWAIGSGVAIEPSDCDYAHKIIRLTLNELFGSKISEKCFRIIYGGSISSKNVNEFVNLENLDGLLVGGASLNAEEFYKVANILINS; encoded by the coding sequence ATGGCAAACAAAATAGTCATTGCTAACTGGAAGATGAAACTGGGTTATAAAGAGTCGGTTGCATTGGCCAAAGAGATGAAAATAAAATTCAAGGATTTTAAAGGCGGGGAAGTCGGGATTTGCCCTAATTTTATTTCCTTGGCCGAAGTAAAAAAAAATCTGGAAGGGAGTCCCTTAATGTGCGGTTCGCAAAATGTGTTTTGGGAAGCCCAGGGAGCTTATACCGGAGAAATTTCGCCGTTAAACCTGTCAGAAATCGGATGCGATATGGCGATCATCGGCCACTCGGAGAGGCGGGAGTATTTGCTTGAAAATTATGAGATGGTTCATAAAAAATTAAAGGCGGTTTTGGAAGTAGAAAATTTAATGCCCGTTGTCTGCCTGGGCGAAGAAAAAGACGAAAGGAAATCAAAAAAAAGGGATTTCATACTGGTTGACCAGGTTAACCAGGCCTTTGGAGGCTTGAGTATTATGGAAAACCAAAAAATCGTCGTCGCTTACGAACCGATTTGGGCCATAGGATCCGGCGTAGCCATCGAGCCGTCGGACTGCGATTACGCCCACAAGATAATCCGCCTTACCTTGAATGAATTGTTCGGCTCTAAAATTTCGGAGAAATGCTTCCGGATAATTTACGGCGGCAGCATTTCTTCCAAAAACGTAAACGAGTTCGTCAATTTGGAAAATCTTGACGGCCTTTTGGTCGGGGGAGCGAGTCTGAACGCGGAAGAGTTTTACAAGGTCGCGAATATTTTAATTAACAGCTAA
- the scpB gene encoding SMC-Scp complex subunit ScpB — MSLKSKIESLLFISAKAMPVKQLSDIIKAPAKEVEGALSELLAEYKESGRGMEIIRQGGKYQMASAPENAGLVKEFVKDEVTGELSRPSLEALTIIAYRGPISKIDLDRIRGVNCGMILRNLLIRGLIESRDDKAKRETYYSVTLDFIRFLGLNEISQLPDFNRLHKEETLEKMLEN, encoded by the coding sequence ATGAGTTTAAAATCAAAAATCGAATCCTTGTTATTCATCTCGGCCAAAGCTATGCCAGTAAAACAGCTTTCCGATATTATTAAGGCGCCGGCCAAAGAAGTTGAAGGCGCCTTGTCCGAGTTGCTCGCAGAATATAAAGAAAGCGGCCGGGGAATGGAAATAATCCGGCAAGGCGGAAAATACCAGATGGCGTCGGCGCCCGAGAACGCCGGCCTCGTAAAGGAGTTTGTCAAAGACGAAGTGACCGGCGAGTTGTCCCGCCCGAGCCTTGAGGCGCTGACGATTATCGCTTACCGCGGCCCGATATCAAAAATTGACCTTGACCGCATCCGGGGAGTCAACTGCGGGATGATTCTGCGAAACCTTTTGATTCGGGGGCTGATTGAGTCGCGCGACGACAAAGCAAAGCGCGAGACTTATTATAGCGTTACGCTTGATTTTATCCGCTTCCTTGGGCTAAATGAAATAAGCCAGCTGCCGGATTTTAACAGGCTTCACAAGGAGGAAACATTGGAGAAAATGCTTGAGAATTAA
- the aspS gene encoding aspartate--tRNA ligase, which produces MMRTHTNGELNKTNAGQSVTLTGWVHRRRDHGGIIFIDLRDRYGLTQIKFDPEINDEAWKKGENLRSEWVIRVSGKVLERPADMVNKKLKTGEIEVGVLSLEILSAAKTPPFEIDEEKVTEANEALRLKYRFIDLRREELQKLLIKKDKFFQFTRKYFSQLGFIEVQTPILANSSPEGARDFLVPSRLYPGKFYALPQAPQQFKQLLMVGGLDKYFQIAPCFRDEDPRMDRHYGEFYQLDMEMSFVEQDDVFQIMEPWVKDITKKFSKKKMFGLNDDGSLKRLAWRDAMTRYGSDKPDLRFDLEIKPVTDLVRGCGFSVFASAVESGGVVHALKVDKGAKFTRSQIDELTELAKTKGAKGLAYIVVRSETELQSPIIKFLGDDLTAKIIKDVEAKAGDIIFFGADNWRTVCDALGVVRGACADKLKLKDKKKATWLWIVDFPMYDMSEIEPGKIDFSHNPFSMPQGGLEALESKKPLEILAYQYDLILNGFEVSSGAIRNHEPLIMYKAFEIAGYTREEVDAKFGAIIRAFEFGAPPHGGNAPGVDRIFMALNDLDSIRDIYAFPKDGRGKDLLMGSPSDVDEKQLRDLHIRIKID; this is translated from the coding sequence ATGATGCGAACCCACACCAATGGAGAGCTAAACAAAACAAATGCCGGCCAAAGCGTTACTTTAACCGGCTGGGTGCACCGCCGGAGAGACCACGGCGGAATTATTTTTATTGATCTGCGCGACCGCTACGGCCTGACGCAAATTAAATTCGATCCGGAAATAAATGATGAAGCCTGGAAAAAAGGCGAGAACTTGCGAAGCGAATGGGTAATCCGAGTGTCGGGAAAAGTGCTTGAACGGCCGGCAGACATGGTCAATAAAAAACTAAAAACCGGTGAGATTGAAGTGGGCGTTTTAAGTTTGGAAATTTTATCCGCGGCCAAAACTCCGCCTTTTGAAATTGACGAAGAAAAAGTTACCGAAGCTAATGAAGCGCTTCGGCTAAAATACCGCTTTATCGACCTGCGCCGCGAAGAACTGCAGAAGCTATTAATTAAGAAAGATAAATTTTTTCAGTTTACCAGGAAATATTTTTCACAGCTCGGGTTCATAGAAGTGCAGACCCCGATACTAGCCAACTCTTCGCCGGAAGGCGCAAGGGATTTTTTAGTCCCGTCGCGGCTTTACCCAGGCAAGTTTTACGCCCTGCCTCAAGCCCCCCAGCAGTTTAAGCAGCTATTGATGGTCGGCGGGCTGGATAAATATTTCCAAATCGCGCCCTGTTTCAGGGACGAAGATCCGCGGATGGACCGGCACTACGGCGAGTTTTACCAGCTGGATATGGAAATGAGCTTTGTGGAGCAGGACGATGTTTTCCAAATCATGGAACCCTGGGTCAAGGACATTACCAAAAAATTCAGTAAGAAAAAAATGTTCGGCTTGAATGATGACGGAAGCTTAAAGCGCCTGGCTTGGCGCGACGCCATGACCCGCTACGGCAGCGATAAACCGGATTTGCGTTTTGACCTGGAAATTAAGCCGGTCACGGATCTGGTGCGTGGCTGTGGTTTTAGCGTATTCGCTAGTGCCGTGGAATCCGGCGGCGTGGTGCACGCCTTAAAAGTGGACAAGGGCGCGAAGTTTACCAGATCGCAAATTGACGAATTAACTGAACTGGCAAAAACTAAAGGCGCTAAAGGATTAGCTTATATTGTGGTACGAAGCGAGACTGAACTGCAATCGCCGATAATTAAATTTTTAGGCGATGATCTGACCGCGAAAATCATAAAAGATGTGGAAGCCAAAGCCGGTGATATAATTTTCTTCGGCGCCGATAACTGGCGGACGGTCTGCGATGCCCTAGGCGTTGTGCGCGGCGCTTGTGCCGACAAGCTGAAACTTAAAGACAAAAAGAAAGCAACATGGCTCTGGATCGTCGATTTTCCTATGTATGATATGTCCGAAATTGAGCCGGGAAAGATTGATTTTAGCCACAATCCTTTCTCTATGCCCCAGGGTGGTTTAGAGGCCTTGGAATCGAAAAAACCCTTGGAAATACTGGCTTACCAATATGATTTAATTTTAAACGGCTTTGAAGTTTCGTCCGGGGCCATAAGAAATCATGAACCTCTAATCATGTACAAAGCCTTTGAAATAGCGGGCTACACCCGGGAAGAAGTGGACGCTAAGTTCGGCGCGATAATCCGGGCTTTTGAATTCGGCGCTCCGCCGCACGGCGGCAACGCGCCCGGCGTAGACCGCATCTTCATGGCCTTAAACGATTTAGACTCAATCCGCGATATTTACGCCTTTCCTAAGGATGGCCGCGGAAAAGATTTACTCATGGGTTCGCCGTCGGATGTTGACGAGAAACAGTTAAGGGATCTGCATATTAGGATAAAAATCGATTAA
- the ruvX gene encoding Holliday junction resolvase RuvX, translating to MRYLGIDWGKKRIGLAMADSETKMAIPFRVVKNADEVIETVKEEQIEKIIIGLPLTLSGQNGETAKEAVKFADELKKKTAVTIEVIDERLSSREADALMKKNIGQERDAVSAMLILQNYLDQNQNE from the coding sequence ATGAGATATTTAGGAATTGACTGGGGAAAAAAGAGGATTGGGCTCGCTATGGCTGATTCGGAAACAAAAATGGCTATTCCTTTTCGCGTCGTAAAAAATGCGGACGAGGTGATTGAAACCGTTAAAGAAGAACAGATTGAAAAAATTATTATAGGACTGCCGCTCACCCTATCCGGCCAGAACGGCGAAACCGCCAAAGAAGCGGTAAAATTCGCCGATGAATTGAAAAAAAAGACAGCGGTTACGATTGAGGTGATTGATGAAAGGCTGTCCAGCCGGGAAGCGGACGCTTTGATGAAGAAGAACATCGGCCAGGAGCGCGACGCGGTTTCAGCCATGCTGATTTTACAAAATTATTTGGACCAAAACCAAAATGAATGA
- a CDS encoding DUF475 domain-containing protein, protein MNLATILITIAGLTLFEVVSSIDNAIINAEVLGTMKPKYQKWFLVWGILFAVFVVRGLLPWLIVWATNTELGFLGAFTATFSGDPKVAESIESSAPILLVGGGIFLIFLFFHWLFMEEKHFGLPGERFFKSQGVWFYAVVSVILAFTVWAGLHENPLMAFGAVVGSTAFFITHGFKENAAQAEKNLLGKGNGLSDISKILYLEVIDTTFSIDGVLGAFAFTLAVPLILIGNGIGAIVVRQLTIGNIERIKQYVFLKNGAMYSIFFLGLIMILDSFKFHIPSWLSPVVTFAVIGYFFWKSKKELLNGNSGKKTVK, encoded by the coding sequence ATGAATTTAGCAACAATTCTAATCACCATCGCCGGATTGACGCTATTTGAAGTGGTATCGAGTATTGATAACGCCATTATTAACGCCGAAGTGCTCGGAACGATGAAGCCGAAATATCAGAAGTGGTTTTTAGTATGGGGAATTCTTTTTGCCGTATTCGTCGTCCGCGGGCTTTTGCCCTGGCTAATCGTCTGGGCCACTAATACGGAACTGGGATTTTTAGGGGCGTTTACCGCGACTTTTTCCGGCGACCCAAAAGTGGCCGAGTCGATTGAGTCTTCGGCGCCGATTCTTTTAGTCGGCGGAGGAATATTTTTAATTTTTCTTTTTTTCCACTGGCTGTTTATGGAAGAAAAACATTTTGGCCTGCCCGGGGAAAGATTTTTTAAATCACAAGGAGTCTGGTTTTACGCGGTCGTCTCCGTAATCCTCGCTTTCACCGTCTGGGCCGGTTTGCACGAAAATCCTCTGATGGCCTTTGGGGCCGTAGTCGGCTCGACCGCTTTTTTCATTACCCACGGCTTTAAGGAAAATGCCGCCCAGGCCGAAAAAAACCTTTTAGGCAAGGGAAACGGGCTTTCTGATATCAGCAAGATTTTATATTTGGAAGTGATTGATACGACTTTTTCCATCGACGGGGTTTTAGGCGCTTTTGCCTTTACTCTGGCCGTCCCCCTAATCTTAATCGGCAACGGTATCGGCGCAATTGTTGTCCGCCAACTGACTATCGGCAATATTGAAAGGATTAAGCAATACGTGTTTTTAAAAAACGGCGCCATGTATTCGATTTTTTTTCTCGGGCTTATCATGATCTTGGACAGCTTTAAATTCCACATCCCCAGCTGGCTTTCGCCGGTAGTTACCTTTGCCGTAATCGGTTATTTTTTTTGGAAATCAAAAAAAGAATTATTAAACGGAAACAGCGGAAAGAAAACAGTAAAATAA